Below is a genomic region from Lysobacter terrestris.
TGCGGCCGGCGGGACCGTCTTCCCCGGCCCCACGGAACCCGCGATGGATCCCACCCCCGACGCGACGCAAGCCGCCGCAGCCCAGGACGCCGCCCATCTCGACCTGCTGGGCGTCTTCCACTACGTCGTTGCGGGCGTGAGTGCGCTGTTCTCGCTGTTCCCGGTGATCCACCTGGTCATCGGCCTGGCGATGGTGACCGGGCACATGGGCGGCATGCACAAGCCGGGCGAACCCGACCCGGCGCTGTTCGGCTGGTTCTTCGTCGCCATCGCCGTGGTCATCATCCTCTGCGGCCTGACCTTCAGCGCCCTGCTCGCCTATGCCGGGCGCTGCCTGCGCCAGCGCCGGCGCCACACCTTCTGCGTGGTGATGGCCGCGATCAGCTGCGCCTTCATGCCGTTCGGCACGGTGCTGGGCATCTTCACCCTGATCGTGCTGACCAAGCCGACGGTCCGCGCGCTGTTCCAGCCGGCGTGATGCGGCTGGCCGTCCTCGCCTCGGGCCGCGGCAGCAACCTGCTGGCCATCCTGGATGCCATCGCCCATGGCGTCCTCGACGCGCAGGTCGTCGGCGCGTTCTCGGACAAGGCCGAAGCGCCCGCCTTGGCGCGCGCGCGCGCGGCCGGCGTGCCCGCGCAGTCCGCGTCACCGCGCGGATTCGCGTCCCGCGGCGCATTCGATGAACACCTGTTCAGCCTGGTCGACGCAGTTCAGCCCGATCTCATCGTCTGTGCCGGATACATGCGCCTGATCAGCGACGCCGCCGTCGCTGCACGGACCGGTCGCATGATCAACATCCATCCCTCGCTGCTGCCCGCGTTCAAGGGCCTGCGCACGCACCAGCAGGCGCTCGACGCCGGCGTGCGCGTGCACGGGGCCAGCGTGCACTTCGTGACCGCGGAACTGGACGGCGGCCCGGTCATCGCCCAGGCGCGCATCCCGGTGGAAGCCGGCGACGACGCCGCGGCGCTCGCCGAACGCGTCCTCCAGCGCGAACACCCGCTGCTGATCGCAACCCTGCGCGAACTCGCCGCCGGCCGCGTTGCGCTGGTCGACGCGCGCGTGCACTTCAACGGTCATGCGCTGGCCGCACCCTTGCAACTCGATGCCGGCAACCGGCTGACCCAGGAATCCGCTGCATGAAACTGCTGAACAGCCTGCTGCTTGCCTGCAGCGTCCTTGTCGCCTCCACCGCCATCGCCGCCGCGCCGGCGATGCCGGATGCGGCGACCGGCACACGCGAGC
It encodes:
- the purN gene encoding phosphoribosylglycinamide formyltransferase, which gives rise to MRLAVLASGRGSNLLAILDAIAHGVLDAQVVGAFSDKAEAPALARARAAGVPAQSASPRGFASRGAFDEHLFSLVDAVQPDLIVCAGYMRLISDAAVAARTGRMINIHPSLLPAFKGLRTHQQALDAGVRVHGASVHFVTAELDGGPVIAQARIPVEAGDDAAALAERVLQREHPLLIATLRELAAGRVALVDARVHFNGHALAAPLQLDAGNRLTQESAA